From Pristiophorus japonicus isolate sPriJap1 chromosome 7, sPriJap1.hap1, whole genome shotgun sequence, one genomic window encodes:
- the LOC139267252 gene encoding actin-binding Rho-activating protein: MEESGGNHTEVPGRPGQHGTARLRQRWQKWAEDHREYQRCNPFSGSHAVTLRLHRAGEEYGHPKEGSKTDQRGKDAHTLVGKEVEELLYIIRKNGEAGPGGNICVTFGRLFDAYVTISNKVVGILLRARKHGLVHFDGEMLWQGRDDRTLITLLE; encoded by the coding sequence ATGGAAGAAAGTGGAGGCAATCACACGGAGGTGCCGGGGCGGCCAGGACAGCACGGAACAGCAAGGCTGAGGCAGAGGTGGCAGAAATGGGCCGAGGATCACAGGGAGTACCAGCGGTGCAATCCTTTCAGTGGATCCCATGCGGTGACTTTGCGGTTGCACCGAGCGGGAGAAGAATACGGGCATCCGAAAGAGGGATCGAAAACGGACCAGAGGGGCAAAGATGCACATACCCTGGTCGGGAAAGAAGTCGAAGAATTGCTTTATATTATTAGAAAGAATGGAGAAGCCGGACCGGGTGGAAATATTTGTGTAACTTTTGGAAGATTGTTCGATGCCTATGTGACAATTTCCAATAAAGTGGTGGGGATTCTGCTGCGAGCGAGGAAACATGGGCTGGTTCACTTTGATGGGGAAATGCTTTGGCAAGGAAGGGACGATCGCACTCTCATCACGCTGCTGGAATGA